In Ovis canadensis isolate MfBH-ARS-UI-01 breed Bighorn chromosome 3, ARS-UI_OviCan_v2, whole genome shotgun sequence, one DNA window encodes the following:
- the TOB2 gene encoding protein Tob2 — protein MQLEIKVALNFIISYLYNKLPRRRADLFGEELERLLKKKYEGHWYPDKPLKGSGFRCVHIGEIVDPVVELAAKRSGLAVEDVRANVPEELSVWIDPFEVSYQIGEKGAVKVLYVDDSEGCVAPELDKEIKSSFNPDAQVFVPIGSQDSSLSNSPSPSFGQSPSPTFIPRSAQPITFTTASFAATKFGSTKMKKGGGATGGGGVASGGAGGPQPPQQQPRLARSPTSNLLKQKSLSLSLHSLNFITANPAPQSQLSPNAKEFVYNGGGSPSLFFDGADGPGSGSPASFGGSGAGTCNSSSFDVAQVFGGGANSLFLEKTPFVEGLSYNLNTMQYPSQPFQPVVLAN, from the coding sequence ATGCAGCTGGAGATCAAAGTAGCCCTGAATTTCATCATCTCCTACCTGTACAACAAGCTGCCCCGGCGCCGGGCAGACCTGTTTGGCGAGGAGCTTGAGCGACtcttgaaaaagaaatatgaaggcCACTGGTACCCCGACAAGCCGCTGAAGGGCTCTGGCTTCCGCTGTGTCCACATCGGGGAGATAGTGGACCCCGTGGTGGAGCTGGCCGCCAAGCGGAGTGGCCTGGCGGTGGAGGACGTGCGGGCCAATGTGCCCGAGGAGCTGAGTGTCTGGATTGACCCTTTCGAGGTGTCCTACCAGATTGGTGAGAAGggggctgtgaaagtgctgtacgtGGATGACAGCGAGGGCTGTGTTGCCCCCGAGCTGGACAAGGAGATCAAGAGCAGCTTCAACCCCGACGCCCAGGTCTTCGTGCCCATCGGCAGCCAGGACAGCTCCCTGTCCAACTCCCCATCCCCGTCCTTTGGCCAGTCACCCAGCCCGACCTTCATCCCCCGCTCGGCCCAGCCCATCACTTTTACCACCGCCTCCTTTGCAGCCACCAAGTTTGGTTCCACCAAGATGAAGAAGGGGGGTGGGGCcacaggtgggggtggggtggccagCGGGGGTGCAGGCGGCCCACAGCCCCCACAGCAGCAGCCTCGCCTGGCCCGCTCTCCCACCAGCAACCTGCTGAAGCAGAAGAGCCTCTCTCTGTCCCTGCATTCACTGAACTTCATcaccgccaacccagcccctcagtCCCAGCTCTCACCCAACGCCAAGGAGTTCGTGTACAACGGCGGTGGCTCGCCCAGCCTCTTCTTTGATGGGGCCGATGGCCCAGGCAGTGGCTCCCCGGCCTCCTTTGGGGGCAGCGGTGCTGGCACctgcaacagcagcagcttcGACGTGGCCCAGGTGTTTGGTGGTGGTGCCAACAGCCTCTTTCTGGAGAAGACACCCTTCGTGGAAGGCCTCAGCTACAACCTGAACACCATGCAGTATCCCAGCCAGCCATTCCAGCCCGTCGTGCTGGCCAACTGA